A single Verrucomicrobiia bacterium DNA region contains:
- a CDS encoding SPFH domain-containing protein, with amino-acid sequence MDRHTIKRNGLVNFLTLLLLGGAILAAGRYANALTGQVAAIFFGIGALIAFVSWFQMRLEEREATEKLELDELARTKSSSALFENKEAAFLPAQRARHSFEKYFVPSFMVVLLLVELTGTILLWRGLDRVDYTGITAERVLVSLGLLGGLALILFMRGRFAVTLARLESNRLLRPASNFVLLGSYLGVVTGLVLLGDKVDFPRADLIGAKLFTILLGLLTLETLITLILEIYRPRLKNKVARPLYDSRLIGLLAQPEGLVATAAQTLDYQFGFKVSDTWFFRVLKEKLPTILLIQLGALLLSSCFIFIEAGEQAIVERFGKPIANGRALGPGAHLKLPWPIDVVYRYDTEKIQILRIGSAPKDDTDDHRVVLWNVSHVKEEVNYLVANRNEHEDLIPAPEANAPDHKKVPPVSLLTTSIPIQYQITNITEWIYGHESSSNALLNVATREVVRFLVSVDTKELMSTKREDSARALATRIQAAANARALGVKILHLGLQDVHPPVKVAPEYQKVVAAIQQKKAKIVAAEGEAIVTNALASAEATVITNSAEAARLNQELVTVARAAAFTNQIPAFRAAPSVYKRRLYTQAFPRATKEARKYILVTTNTDNVITFDLQHSAMDNMIQQQAEAILNSK; translated from the coding sequence GTGGACCGGCATACGATAAAACGGAACGGATTGGTCAACTTCCTGACCTTGTTGTTGTTGGGCGGCGCGATCCTGGCGGCAGGACGATACGCCAACGCCCTGACCGGACAGGTCGCGGCTATTTTCTTCGGGATTGGCGCTTTGATCGCCTTCGTAAGCTGGTTCCAAATGCGGCTCGAAGAGCGCGAAGCCACGGAAAAACTGGAGTTGGACGAGCTGGCGCGAACCAAGAGCAGCTCCGCGCTGTTTGAAAACAAAGAGGCCGCGTTCCTGCCCGCGCAGCGGGCGCGGCACAGTTTCGAGAAATACTTTGTCCCCAGCTTCATGGTGGTTTTGCTGCTGGTGGAATTGACCGGAACGATCCTGCTGTGGCGCGGGTTGGATCGGGTGGATTACACCGGCATTACTGCCGAGCGGGTGTTGGTGTCATTGGGACTGCTCGGTGGACTCGCTCTGATTTTGTTCATGCGCGGGCGGTTCGCGGTGACCTTGGCGCGTCTGGAAAGCAATCGCCTCCTCCGTCCCGCTTCAAACTTCGTTTTGTTGGGTTCGTATCTCGGCGTCGTCACGGGACTGGTGTTGCTGGGCGATAAAGTTGACTTTCCCCGCGCGGACCTGATTGGAGCCAAACTGTTCACCATTCTGCTCGGCTTGTTGACGCTGGAAACCTTGATCACGCTGATCTTGGAAATCTATCGGCCCCGACTGAAAAACAAGGTGGCCCGGCCGCTTTACGATTCCCGGCTGATCGGTCTGCTGGCGCAACCGGAGGGCCTGGTGGCCACCGCCGCGCAGACGCTCGATTACCAGTTTGGTTTCAAGGTTTCGGACACCTGGTTCTTTCGGGTTCTCAAAGAAAAGCTGCCGACCATCCTACTGATTCAGTTGGGCGCGCTGTTGCTCTCGTCCTGCTTCATTTTTATCGAGGCAGGCGAACAGGCCATTGTGGAACGTTTCGGCAAGCCCATCGCAAACGGACGCGCCTTGGGGCCGGGCGCGCATTTGAAATTGCCGTGGCCGATAGATGTGGTTTACCGCTATGACACCGAGAAAATCCAGATCCTGCGGATCGGCTCGGCGCCCAAGGATGATACGGACGACCACAGAGTCGTGCTGTGGAACGTTTCGCACGTCAAGGAAGAGGTGAACTACCTCGTGGCCAACCGTAACGAGCACGAGGACCTGATTCCGGCGCCGGAGGCCAACGCGCCGGATCACAAAAAAGTTCCGCCCGTCAGTTTGTTGACGACCAGCATTCCCATCCAGTACCAGATCACCAACATCACCGAATGGATTTACGGCCATGAAAGCAGTTCAAACGCGTTGCTCAACGTGGCGACGCGCGAAGTGGTGCGCTTCCTCGTCAGCGTGGACACCAAGGAACTGATGTCCACCAAGCGCGAGGATTCCGCGCGGGCTTTGGCGACGCGCATTCAAGCCGCCGCCAACGCACGCGCGCTCGGCGTCAAAATTCTGCACCTCGGTCTGCAAGACGTGCATCCGCCGGTGAAAGTCGCGCCTGAATACCAAAAGGTTGTTGCCGCCATTCAGCAGAAAAAGGCGAAAATCGTCGCGGCGGAAGGCGAGGCCATTGTCACCAACGCCCTGGCCAGCGCTGAGGCCACCGTCATCACCAACAGTGCCGAAGCCGCGCGGTTGAATCAGGAACTGGTGACGGTTGCGCGCGCCGCCGCTTTCACCAATCAAATCCCCGCGTTCCGCGCCGCGCCCTCGGTCTATAAACGCCGGCTCTACACCCAGGCTTTTCCCCGGGCCACGAAGGAGGCGCGCAAATACATTCTCGTGACGACCAACACCGACAACGTCATCACCTTTGATCTGCAACACAGCGCCATGGACAACATGATCCAGCAACAGGCCGAAGCCATTTTGAATTCCAAGTAA
- a CDS encoding ABC transporter permease, producing the protein MRQFATIASNAFMELIRQPVFLLLTTATAAFEIFLATPYYFAFGDEPKLVKNSVLAVMLLSGLLSAVLSASASVAREIRTGTALAVLAKPISRTQFILAKYLGLIAALSVVTYVNLVAALVAGRMTFDAYGGTDIHAVLIFGAAILVAFALGGFSNFFLNRPFVSDAVLALVVTVTAGAAIIFLFTQQTQSLGEMAHVDWRMVPAGVLILFALWIIAAVALACSTRLDTMASLAICTAVFLIGLMSDYLFGLPAERGEWWARILYTIIPNWQNFWLADALDAGRSTFHWGYVSKAFVYAASYIGATLAIAVALFEDRELS; encoded by the coding sequence ATGCGACAATTTGCGACGATTGCCTCAAATGCGTTCATGGAGCTGATTCGGCAGCCGGTCTTCCTGCTGCTGACTACGGCGACGGCGGCTTTCGAGATTTTTCTCGCCACGCCCTACTACTTCGCCTTCGGGGATGAACCCAAGCTGGTCAAAAATTCGGTGCTCGCCGTGATGTTGCTTTCCGGGTTGCTCAGCGCCGTTTTGAGCGCTTCGGCTTCGGTGGCGCGGGAAATTCGCACTGGAACGGCGCTGGCGGTGCTGGCCAAACCCATCAGCCGCACCCAATTCATCCTCGCCAAGTATCTCGGTTTGATCGCGGCATTGAGCGTCGTAACCTATGTAAATCTGGTGGCGGCCCTGGTGGCGGGGCGAATGACCTTCGACGCTTACGGCGGCACGGACATCCACGCGGTGTTGATTTTCGGTGCGGCCATTCTGGTCGCGTTTGCGTTGGGAGGCTTTAGCAATTTTTTCCTGAATCGCCCCTTTGTCAGCGACGCCGTGCTGGCGTTGGTGGTGACGGTGACCGCCGGCGCGGCCATTATCTTCCTTTTCACCCAACAAACCCAATCGCTCGGCGAGATGGCGCACGTGGACTGGCGCATGGTACCGGCGGGAGTATTGATCCTGTTTGCGCTCTGGATCATTGCCGCCGTGGCCCTGGCGTGCTCGACGCGACTGGACACCATGGCTTCACTGGCCATTTGCACGGCGGTTTTCCTCATTGGTTTGATGTCGGATTACCTGTTCGGATTGCCTGCCGAACGGGGCGAATGGTGGGCAAGGATTCTTTACACCATCATACCGAACTGGCAGAATTTTTGGCTGGCCGACGCGTTGGACGCGGGTCGGAGCACCTTTCACTGGGGTTACGTGAGCAAGGCGTTCGTTTATGCCGCCAGTTACATTGGCGCAACGCTCGCCATCGCCGTGGCCCTGTTTGAGGATCGGGAGTTGAGTTGA
- a CDS encoding universal stress protein: MKIVCGTDFSIHAATAADVAAAMAARAKTPLELVHGLEPASLEFLSKEGVDEVYARLRRKLGKEATRLRAAGAEVTEKMILGRPQEVLVNEASTNHADLIVVSSIGRIAPSRWLVGSVAEKAAQLSKVPTLVVRDHDRLIAWAKGKRKLNVFVGYDFSPSSDAALEWVAALKEIGVCRTVIAYISWPPKETWRFGIGGHSGLTENEPEVRAMLERDLKERCTEVFGLGLPELRIVSSWGPVEEKLIELANAESADLIVLGTNQRQGLSRFWLGSVSRNVLHRTVTNLVCVPAPEEVDLNRGQLPSYRRVLVPTDFSKPANRAIAYAYGVVPRGGEVCLVHIIPPANVFQASTPANGGPQDKRKQKLKTQLQALIPKEAEKRGIKTRIEVAEHQHPDLAICQAAERFSASLICLGSRGRSGLKKKLLGSTTEGVMRRSPHPVLVVPK; this comes from the coding sequence ATGAAAATTGTATGTGGAACTGATTTCTCGATACACGCCGCCACCGCCGCGGATGTCGCCGCCGCCATGGCCGCGCGCGCCAAAACTCCGCTTGAGCTGGTGCATGGACTCGAACCGGCCAGCCTGGAATTTCTCTCCAAAGAAGGCGTGGATGAAGTGTACGCCCGGCTTCGACGCAAGCTGGGCAAGGAAGCGACCCGGCTCCGCGCGGCCGGCGCGGAAGTGACGGAGAAAATGATCCTTGGCCGTCCGCAGGAAGTATTGGTCAACGAAGCCTCGACCAACCATGCGGATTTGATTGTGGTCTCCAGCATCGGACGGATTGCGCCAAGTCGCTGGCTGGTTGGCAGCGTCGCGGAGAAAGCCGCCCAACTTTCAAAGGTCCCCACGCTCGTCGTACGCGATCACGACCGGTTGATTGCCTGGGCCAAGGGCAAACGCAAACTCAACGTGTTTGTCGGTTACGATTTTTCGCCCAGCTCGGATGCCGCGCTGGAATGGGTGGCGGCCTTGAAGGAAATCGGCGTCTGCCGCACCGTGATTGCTTACATCTCCTGGCCTCCCAAAGAAACCTGGCGCTTCGGCATCGGCGGCCACAGCGGACTGACGGAAAACGAACCCGAAGTGCGCGCCATGTTGGAACGCGATCTTAAAGAACGCTGCACCGAAGTGTTCGGCCTGGGTCTGCCGGAATTGCGCATCGTCTCGAGTTGGGGGCCGGTCGAGGAGAAGCTCATTGAACTGGCCAACGCGGAATCCGCCGACCTGATTGTTCTGGGCACGAATCAACGTCAGGGACTAAGTCGCTTCTGGCTCGGATCCGTCTCGCGCAACGTGCTGCATCGCACCGTCACAAACCTCGTGTGTGTGCCCGCGCCGGAGGAAGTGGATTTGAATCGCGGCCAGCTTCCCAGCTACCGCCGCGTGCTGGTGCCAACGGATTTTTCCAAACCGGCCAATCGCGCCATTGCCTACGCCTATGGCGTCGTGCCGCGCGGCGGCGAAGTTTGCCTGGTCCACATCATTCCGCCCGCCAACGTGTTTCAAGCGTCAACTCCGGCCAACGGCGGCCCGCAGGACAAACGCAAACAAAAGCTGAAAACCCAATTGCAGGCGTTGATCCCCAAGGAAGCGGAAAAACGCGGCATCAAAACGCGCATCGAAGTGGCTGAACACCAACATCCGGACCTGGCCATTTGTCAGGCCGCCGAACGTTTCAGCGCCAGTTTGATCTGCCTCGGCTCGCGCGGCCGGTCAGGATTGAAAAAGAAACTGCTTGGCTCGACCACCGAAGGCGTGATGCGGCGCAGCCCCCACCCGGTACTCGTCGTCCCGAAATAA
- a CDS encoding amidohydrolase family protein, giving the protein MTLPLPNWIMRTKRHQFQPMHRWVNALCALWISFLGASSGLAKSDDTEAQRQADQWRIERRIIDMHQHLQYTPALLDQAIRVMDWSGIGIGVDLTPGTVTPGPNGAPSSFERNRQLQEERHPGRWIQYMNLDYKNWDQPDFAEQAVRQVERGYELGAAGLKEWKRLGLFLRDGAGKLIKIDDPKLDPMWERLGELNLPVSLHVGDPKAFFEPYNEQNERWAELKDHPSWWFGDTNKFPTFHEILEAMLNVVAKHPHTKFVCVHFANNAEELDWVDAALARHPNLYADLAARIPEIGRHDPDRVRRLFVKYQDRILFGTDFQSLSSRMILGSSGSEPPPSEADAETFFLKEWRWLETRDKNWPHMTPIQGDWTISSIGLPASVLRKIYFDNARQLLGRSMPLPHLQARRISQDFDPAQQTDETLWQTTSPVTLEYQAKDYAARPELATTVRALWSAKALYLRYECPYTKLTQFEPVQFDRERHNMNEPGVSLWDRDVVEAFIAGDPNDLHRYVELQVAPTNEKLDLTLNHGQRDFAWSSGFQTAVRVDRKAKVWTCKMRIPLSSLAPTQPKAGTQWRIGLYRGDIANRAGLAFSPTLSSTFHKPEKFGVLEFVE; this is encoded by the coding sequence ATGACGCTCCCGCTTCCGAACTGGATCATGCGAACCAAACGACATCAATTCCAACCCATGCATCGCTGGGTCAACGCGCTTTGCGCGCTGTGGATCAGTTTCCTCGGCGCTTCGAGCGGTCTGGCTAAATCCGATGACACGGAGGCGCAGCGGCAGGCCGATCAATGGCGGATCGAGCGGCGAATTATTGATATGCACCAGCATCTGCAATACACGCCCGCGCTGCTGGATCAAGCCATCCGGGTGATGGATTGGTCCGGTATCGGCATCGGCGTGGATTTGACGCCGGGCACGGTCACCCCCGGTCCGAACGGCGCCCCGAGCAGCTTCGAGCGCAACCGGCAATTACAGGAGGAGCGGCATCCCGGACGATGGATTCAATACATGAATCTGGATTACAAAAATTGGGATCAACCTGACTTCGCCGAACAAGCCGTGCGACAGGTCGAGCGCGGTTACGAACTCGGCGCCGCTGGCTTGAAGGAATGGAAACGTCTGGGGCTGTTTTTGCGCGATGGCGCGGGAAAGCTCATCAAGATTGATGACCCCAAACTGGACCCGATGTGGGAACGCCTGGGCGAATTGAACCTGCCGGTCAGTTTGCACGTCGGCGATCCCAAGGCGTTCTTTGAACCTTACAACGAACAGAACGAACGCTGGGCGGAATTAAAAGATCATCCGAGCTGGTGGTTTGGCGACACGAACAAGTTTCCCACCTTTCACGAAATTCTGGAGGCGATGCTGAATGTCGTCGCCAAACATCCGCACACCAAGTTCGTTTGCGTGCATTTCGCCAATAACGCGGAAGAACTGGATTGGGTGGACGCTGCCCTCGCCCGCCATCCAAACCTTTACGCGGACCTGGCAGCGCGGATTCCGGAGATCGGCCGGCACGACCCCGACCGAGTCCGTCGCCTGTTCGTGAAGTATCAGGATCGCATTCTGTTCGGCACGGATTTTCAATCGTTGTCCAGCCGCATGATTCTGGGTTCGAGCGGCTCCGAACCGCCCCCCTCCGAGGCGGACGCCGAAACGTTCTTCCTCAAGGAATGGCGTTGGTTGGAAACGCGCGATAAAAATTGGCCGCACATGACGCCCATCCAGGGCGATTGGACCATCAGCTCCATCGGACTGCCAGCGAGCGTTCTGCGTAAAATCTATTTTGATAACGCGCGCCAGTTACTCGGTCGCTCGATGCCGTTGCCGCACCTTCAAGCGCGCCGCATCAGTCAGGATTTTGATCCCGCGCAACAAACCGACGAAACGCTCTGGCAAACCACCTCACCCGTGACGCTGGAATATCAGGCCAAGGATTATGCGGCGCGACCGGAACTCGCCACAACCGTTCGCGCGTTGTGGTCAGCCAAGGCGCTTTATTTGCGCTATGAATGTCCGTACACGAAGCTCACACAATTTGAACCGGTCCAATTTGACCGCGAACGCCACAATATGAACGAGCCGGGCGTGAGCCTCTGGGATCGCGATGTAGTGGAGGCGTTTATTGCCGGAGATCCGAACGACCTGCACCGCTATGTGGAACTTCAGGTGGCACCGACCAACGAGAAACTCGATTTGACGCTGAACCACGGCCAACGCGACTTTGCCTGGAGCAGTGGTTTTCAGACGGCGGTGCGAGTGGATCGCAAAGCCAAGGTTTGGACCTGCAAAATGCGCATCCCGCTCAGCTCTCTCGCCCCGACCCAACCCAAGGCCGGCACCCAATGGCGCATCGGACTGTATCGGGGCGATATCGCCAACCGCGCGGGCCTGGCGTTCAGTCCGACGCTGAGCAGCACCTTTCACAAACCGGAAAAATTCGGCGTGCTGGAATTTGTCGAGTAG